The Puntigrus tetrazona isolate hp1 chromosome 23, ASM1883169v1, whole genome shotgun sequence genome has a segment encoding these proteins:
- the csrnp2 gene encoding cysteine/serine-rich nuclear protein 2 yields METVSSRGLKRRFEEVDSGSPCSTPKDSDDDISSSDSADSCDSLNAPSSSLTPPSILRRHKASLGRKQVRFDAVTVYYFSRRQGFTSVPSQGGSSLGMARHHCAIRHYTLGEFAREQESSHKHVLRQHLRQEKLNARKLKLTRNGTVDCPEAELLTLDDISDEDLDVESVEVDDCFFLQPLPTKRRRALLRASGIARIDAREKAELRAIRLSREECGCDCRFYCDPRHCGCSQAGIKCQVDRMSFPCGCTRDGCGNTAGRIEFNPLRVRTHYLHTIMKLDLEKRSLLGVRSGEDCGEETELVSSPSLSLSPLDSDVEVESQCVQELQEEQCDSLERENETAVLHLQSAEERERRLEQEEQQVEEAQTTDPTLCLLQGALTGQAGMEGMEGVEGVLLEGPFPEGTTFLCITENHADEQTEQRLLKDPASVLYYQVDHVETAAFETLPAQVEEVVSEGGDPDKESDRQKQETCGQDSAKSLSVEVPPPLKDGEEEHLCPEQASNDGGCLETCLALDEKAVQLPPEV; encoded by the exons ccCCCTCCATTCTCAGAAGACACAAAGCATCTTTAGGTCGTAAGCAGGTACGCTTTGACGCGGTGACAGTCTATTACTTCTCCAGAAGGCAGGGCTTTACCAGTGTGCCCAGTCAGGGTGGCAGCTCCCTAGGCATGGCACGCCATCACTGTGCTATACGACATTACACCCTTGGCGAGTTTGCACGAGAACAAGAGAGCAGTCACAAGCATGTGCTTCGTCAACACCTACGTCAAGAAAAGCTCAATGCTCGCAAATTAAAG CTGACACGGAATGGAACTGTGGATTGTCCTGAAGCAGAGTTGCTTACCCTAGATGACATATCAGATGAGGATCTGGATGTTGAGAGTGTAGAAGTGGATGATTGCTTCTTCTTGCAGCCTCTTCCAACCAAGAGGCGTCGGGCACTACTGAGGGCTTCAGGTATTGCCCGCATAGATGCCAGAGAGAAGGCTGAGTTACGTGCCATACGTTTGTCCAGGGAGGAGTGTGGCTGTGACTGCCGCTTCTACTGTGACCCTCGGCACTGTGGCTGTAGCCAAGCTGGAATAAAGTGCCAG GTGGACCGGATGTCCTTCCCATGTGGCTGCACCCGTGATGGTTGTGGTAATACAGCTGGCCGCATTGAGTTCAACCCTCTTCGTGTGCGTACTCACTATCTTCACACTATCATGAAACTTGACCTGGAAAAGAGAAGCCTGTTGGGTGTAAGGTCTGGAGAGGATTGTGGAGAAGAGACAGAATTAGTCTCTTCTccatctctgtctctttctccctTGGACTCAGATGTAGAGGTGGAAAGCCAGTGTGTTCAGGAGCTGCAAGAGGAGCAGTGCGACAGCCTGGAACGTGAGAACGAAACAGCCGTGCTTCACCTACAAAGTGCAGAGGAACGGGAAAGGAGACTGGAACAAGAAGAGCAGCAGGTCGAGGAGGCGCAAACCACTGACCCAACCCTTTGCCTCCTGCAGGGTGCCCTCACCGGCCAAGCAGGGATGGAGGGCATGGAAGGTGTTGAGGGAGTCCTTCTAGAAGGGCCTTTTCCTGAAGGTACCACCTTTCTGTGTATTACAGAGAACCATGCAGATGAACAGACCGAACAGAGGCTGCTGAAAGACCCTGCTTCTGTCCTCTATTATCAGGTAGATCATGTAGAGACAGCAGCCTTTGAGACACTTCCTGCGCAAGTAGAGGAAGTGGTGAGTGAAGGTGGGGATCCAGATAAGGAGAGCGACCGGCAAAAACAAGAAACCTGCGGGCAGGATTCGGCCAAGAGCTTGTCTGTCGAAGTACCTCCACCTCTCAAGGATGGGGAAGAAGAACATCTTTGTCCAGAACAGGCCTCAAATGATGGGGGATGCCTCGAGACGTGCCTGGCACTGGATGAAAAGGCAGTACAACTTCCTCCAGAAGTGTAG